A single region of the Apodemus sylvaticus chromosome 7, mApoSyl1.1, whole genome shotgun sequence genome encodes:
- the LOC127690089 gene encoding olfactory receptor 147-like, translating to MTKGKLVLGNVSSVKEFILLGLTQQPELQLPLFFLFLEIYVVSMVGNLGLTVLIVVNPHLHTPMYYFLFNLSFTGLCYSSVIIPRMLVGFVKHNTISYAECLTQLFFFAFFVIDECYILTAMAYDRYAAICKPLLYQVTMSHQVCLWMTMGVYMMGFAGAMSHIVCMLRLTFCDGNIINNYICDVHPLFKLSCTSTSINELVVFIVVGVNITVPSLTLIVSYTLILSNILGIRSAEGRSKAFSTCASHVISVSLFFGAAAFMYLKPSSASVDEDKVSTIFYTILGPLLNPFIYSIRNKDVHIAMRRTLKKKILPK from the coding sequence ATGACCAAGGGAAAATTGGTTTTAGGAAACGTGTCTTCAGTGAAAGAATTTATCTTGCTGGGCTTGACACAGCAACCAGAGCTCCAGttgcctctcttcttcctcttcctggaaATCTATGTGGTCTCTATGGTGGGGAACCTGGGCTTGACTGTTCTGATTGTGGTGAATCCTCAcctgcacacccccatgtactaCTTTCTCTTCAACCTTTCCTTCACAGGTCTCTGCTACTCCTCTGTCATAATCCCCAGAATGCTGGTGGGGTTTGTGAAGCATAACACCATCTCTTATGCTGAGTGCTTGACTCAACtctttttctttgccttcttTGTTATTGATGAATGCTACATTTTGACAGCAATGGCCTATGACAGATATGCTGCCATTTGTAAGCCCCTGCTTTACCAGGTCACCATGTCCCATCAGGTCTGCCTCTGGATGACGATGGGTGTGTACATGATGGGCTTTGCAGGTGCCATGTCCCACATAGTTTGCATGCTGAGACTCACCTTCTGTGATGGTAACATCATCAATAACTACATATGTGATGTACATCCACTCTTTAAACTCTCCTGCACAAGCACCTCCATCAATGAGCTGgtagttttcattgttgttggtgTAAATATAACAGTGCCCAGCCTGACTCTCATTGTTTCTTATACCTTAATCCTTTCCAACATCCTCGGCATCCGTTCTGCAGAGGGTAGGTCAAAAGCCTTCAGTACCTGTGCCTCCCATGTAatatctgtttctcttttctttggcgCGGCAGCTTTCATGTATCTTAAGCCTTCTAGTGCCTCTGTGGATGAAGATAAAGTTTCTACCATATTTTATACCATTTTGGGCCCATTGCTGAATCCTTTTATCTATAGTATAAGGAATAAAGATGTCCACATTGCAATGAGAAGAACTTTGAAGAAAAAGATACTACCTAAGTAG